A single region of the Anopheles funestus chromosome X, idAnoFuneDA-416_04, whole genome shotgun sequence genome encodes:
- the LOC125773513 gene encoding platelet-activating factor acetylhydrolase IB subunit beta homolog has product MSATTLPAICKDLDGDDRWLSIHKRFVAECKEKDPDVMFIGDCILESLQFTDYWNQHFVPMHCLNFSIRSDRTQNILWRLQNGELDNVRPKAIVLHAGTNNIGDSAEEVTEGILELVRTIRQKLPDVYIILPTLLPRGQQPNELRDKNDQVNRLLRERSIGVNKVQIVTIDNGLIQSDGTISHHDMFDYLNLTNVGCKKVFEPVCDLLHQILTENEKERDLTPSE; this is encoded by the exons ATGAGTGCGACAACGCTGCCTGCCATTTGCAAAGATCTGGACGGTGATGACCGATGGTTGAGCATC CACAAACGATTCGTTGCGGAATGCAAGGAGAAGGACCCGGACGTGATGTTTATTGGTGACTGCATACTCGAGTCGCTGCAGTTTACCGACTATTGGAACCAGCATTTCGTACCGATGCACTGCCTTAACTTTAGCATACGCTCCGACCGAACGCAAAACATTTTGTGGCGGCTGCAGAATGGCGAACTGGACAATGTGCGTCCAAAAGCGATTGTACTGCATGCCGGAACCAACAACATTGGAGATTCGGCCGAGGAGGTAACCGAAGGCATCCTCGAACTGGTGCGAACGATCCGCCAGAAGTTGCCCGATGTGTACATTATACTTCCG ACATTACTACCCCGTGGTCAGCAACCGAACGAGCTAAGGGATAAGAATGATCAGGTGAATCGATTATTGCGCGAACGATCCATTGGTGTGAACAAGGTGCAGATTGTTACGATCGATAATGGTTTAATACAGAGCGACGGTACGATCAGCCATCACGATATGTTTGACTATTTAAACCTTACAAACGTAGGCTGCAAAAAGGTGTTCGAACCGGTGTGTGATCTGTTACATCAGATTCTTacggaaaatgaaaaagagcGCGATCTTACGCCATCGGAGTAG
- the LOC125772515 gene encoding uncharacterized protein LOC125772515 gives MPKLLWGFIFVIVTVGCIDLAESRAVNISNTWTLPQEGFSVFYRYFRDKISWFEADAVCQFHHANLVTVDNGMQFDATRAFLKELDVTSAVWIGLMRPENSARFIWTSSKTLDPSSGYWAETIPAMEQPLCAVVDPVRDFRWHAFRCGGPETAAFLCELPVPTWAVDCTITSIPSLTVQYMSDSGTVQLSRDCGESGTKHVTCQGKQDRDSIIEQLQCSDEEDLASVLAVDNNNQLLLTVGANTAGTASSTRRPQQQPILEHDILTVVSSNDEESNNKIEVNPNQIEDTVKNVINKFNLQDLMRSEHVALHSDELDGVIHNAESQRKPNYIKKYSPLYEKKPHYTKKNSNRSDRNDSGDEEDEDDEPMQGDQPVQDETETQPIDIIQQAVKPTADGDYADPAVVVGAAKMLNEKCSKEGSCTNSDMTTEMVTTPDSRLRRGTDSDRDEVTTLKTTDPVPITIMSDTTETTAISTTISTPTEFSSVTPTTTTTGVPRTLLTTRTTVASHILPTTPKKEVITGDHFIPPMLLVKARFISARPQTEAPPTTLLPKVSSTNIPAESGVTDSSSTASPTSDAVLPEDHGKSDSFPIVESTSSDSVIDNLQDEVSSPPSIVQNHNQSQQSEQPETFTTTTQPLQVDVTTPAHLPINHNNNPLQAASLVSTIQLTQYSDFITTTTTPEQDTTVHSSVSTQVSTAVPITTILEELGYSTNTSETEEKGSNKASTHLPSLTTEQNALHEQQTTLSLLNEKTELPEVTGSMRDITSINQKTTVANEETSFRETDDEHTHEEHEDYDEQKHSELHNSFSNVENYQPYKPNRHRTLTKPEVHNNHGAYIKKILG, from the exons GTGAATATCAGCAACACGTGGACGCTACCGCAGGAAGGATTCTCCGTGTTCTACCGTTACTTTCGTGACAAAATCTCCTGGTTCGAGGCAGATGCCGTCTGTCAGTTTCATCATGCTAATCTAGTCACCG TTGACAATGGAATGCAATTTGATGCAACACGTGCCTTTCTTAAGGAGCTTGACGTAACTAGCGCAGTATGGATCGGCCTGATGCGCCCGGAAAACTCGGCACGCTTCATTTGGAC AAGCTCTAAAACGTTGGATCCTTCGAGTGGTTATTGGGCGGAAACAATACCGGCAATGGAACAACCACTGTGCGCCGTAGTAGATCCGGTACGCGATTTCCGTTGGCATGCTTTCCGTTGCGGTGGCCCTGAAACCGCCGCATTCCTTTGTGAACTTCCCG TGCCAACGTGGGCGGTGGACTGTACCATTACGTCGATTCCATCACTGACGGTGCAATACATGTCCGATAGCGGTACTGTGCAGCTTTCACGGGATTGTGGAGAATCCGGCACCAAACATGTTACCTGCCAGGGCAAACAGGACCGGGACAGCATCATCGAGCAGCTGCAGTGCAGCGACGAAGAGGATTTGGCATCGGTACTAGCTGTAGATAACAACAATCAGCTTCTGTTAACGGTTGGCGCTAATACTGCGGGAACAGCAAGCTCAACTAGACGTCCACAGCAGCAGCCAATATTGGAGCACGATATTTTGACAGTTGTGTCCAGCAACGACGAGGAAAGTAACAACAAGATTGAGGTTAATCCGAATCAAATTGAGGACACCGTAAAGAACGTGATCAACAAGTTTAATCTGCAAGATCTGATGCGTAGTGAGCACGTAGCTCTACACAGTGATGAGCTAGACGGTGTGATCCACAATGCGGAAAGTCAACGGAAGCCTAACTACATCAAGAAATATTCACCGCTGTACGAGAAGAAACCTCACTACACGAAGAAGAATTCCAACAGGTCGGATCGAAACGATAGTGGTGATGAGGAGGATGAAGACGACGAACCGATGCAGGGCGATCAACCGGTACAGGATGAAACGGAAACACAACCGATTGACATTATACAGCAGGCAGTCAAACCAACGGCAGATGGAGATTATGCGGATCCCGCAGTTGTAGTAGGTGCGGCAAAGATGCTTAATGAGAAATGTAGCAAAGAAGGTTCGTGCACTAACAGCGATATGACTACAGAGATGGTAACTACACCGGATTCACGCTTGCGTCGTGGAACTGACTCGGACAGAGATGAGGTAACTACGTTAAAAACAACCGACCCAGTGCCGATTACTATTATGTCAGATACAACGGAAACAACGGCTATTTCAACGACAATTTCCACTCCAACCGAGTTTTCCTCCGTAACGCCCACAACGACGACAACGGGCGTACCAAGAACTCTGCTAACCACAAGAACAACTGTGGCGAGTCACATCTTGCCAACGACACCGAAAAAGGAAGTCATTACCGGAGATCACTTTATACCGCCAATGTTACTCGTGAAGGCACGCTTCATATCCGCACGTCCTCAAACTGAGGCTCCACCAACTACGTTGCTTCCAAAAGTGTCGTCTACCAACATTCCAGCGGAATCCGGAGTTACTGATTCTTCTTCCACTGCATCTCCAACATCAGATGCAGTTCTGCCGGAAGATCATGGAAAGAGTGATTCATTCCCGATTGTAGAATCAACTTCTAGCGATAGTGTTATCGATAATTTGCAGGATGAGGTATCATCTCCTCCATCCATTGTCCAAAATCACAACCAATCTCAACAATCCGAGCAACCTGAAACATTTACCACCACGACACAACCGTTACAGGTTGACGTGACGACACCTGCGCATCTTCCAATAAATCACAATAATAACCCACTTCAAGCCGCTTCGCTGGTGTCTACTATTCAGCTGACACAGTATTCCGATTTTatcaccactaccaccacacCAGAACAGGATACTACCGTGCATTCATCGGTATCCACTCAGGTATCAACTGCTGTACCGATCACTACGATTCTGGAAGAGCTGGGTTACTCTACCAACACTTCGGAGACTGAAGAAAAAGGTAGCAATAAAGCAAGTACTCACTTACCTTCATTGACAACGGAACAAAACGCATTGCACGAGCAGCAGACGACATTGTCATTGCTCAACGAAAAGACCGAACTTCCGGAGGTAACCGGTTCGATGAGAGATATTACTTCCATAAATCAGAAGACTACAGTCGCGAATGAGGAAACAAGCTTCCGAGAAACTGATGATGAGCATACGCACGAAGAGCATGAAGATTACGATGAGCAAAAGCACTCAGAATTGCACAACAGTTTTTCCAATGTGGAAAATTATCAACCGTACAAACCGAACCGTCACCGCACGCTTACTAAACCTGAGGTACATAATAACCATGGAGCGTACATCAAGAAAATCCTTGGTTAA